From Mytilus edulis chromosome 9, xbMytEdul2.2, whole genome shotgun sequence, the proteins below share one genomic window:
- the LOC139489708 gene encoding probable thiopurine S-methyltransferase: MFDWKDAWEKDNAVWHMDGVNSTLEKHLDKITGKENKAKLFVPLCGKTLDMLHLSKMGHEVVGVEFSELAVRQFFEENSVPCTASSVSSMGGMLYKNDDYRIRIYCGDFFKFGSHLEKDFDGVWDRGALEAIEPKMRKTYIDIMKSILKPGAGYILDTADRPIGIGPPFFISVDEIVEHFGLKSQPEQIDYEIAEPDLQAMGCAGLFFYYFLMP, translated from the coding sequence ATGTTCGATTGGAAAGACGCCTGGGAGAAAGATAACGCCGTTTGGCATATGGATGGCGTTAACTCGACATTGGAAAAACATTTAGACAAGATAACTGGAAAAGAAAACAAAGCAAAACTATTTGTTCCATTGTGTGGAAAAACCTTGGATATGCTACACTTGTCAAAGATGGGACATGAAGTTGTTGGGGTTGAGTTTTCTGAGTTGGCTGTAAGACAGTTCTTTGAAGAGAACAGCGTGCCCTGTACGGCAAGTTCTGTATCATCTATGGGCGGCATGCTGTATAAAAACGATGACTATCGAATCCGGATATATTGTGGAGACTTCTTCAAATTCGGTTCCCATTTAGAAAAGGATTTTGATGGTGTTTGGGATAGAGGGGCACTTGAAGCCATAGAACCTAAAATGAGGAAAACGTACATTGACATCATGAAATCTATTTTGAAACCGGGAGCGGGTTATATTCTTGATACTGCTGATCGACCAATTGGCATAGGACCTCCGTTTTTCATATCAGTTGATGAAATAGTCGAACATTTTGGGTTAAAATCTCAGCCAGAACAGATTGACTATGAAATAGCGGAGCCAGATTTACAGGCAATGGGGTGTGCAGGCTTGTTCTTCTATTACTTTTTAATGCCATAA